The following proteins come from a genomic window of Malus domestica chromosome 02, GDT2T_hap1:
- the LOC103426573 gene encoding triphosphate tunnel metalloenzyme 3-like, translating into MSQIPKALMEVEVKLRLLDAAAHRQVTTLLAPFLVATHRQENFFFDGSKAELSARLAVLRLRFSDRSPLCAVTLKARAVLVDGISRVEEDEEELDHSIGRACVAEPDKLMAAESRVLRRVREEFGVLGFVGLGGFRNVRDVYDWKGLKLEVDETKYDFGTCYEIECESADPEGVKVVLEDFLKENGVRYSYSEVSKFATFRAGKLPVAE; encoded by the coding sequence ATGTCTCAAATCCCCAAAGCTCTGATGGAAGTCGAGGTCAAGCTCAGGCTCCTCGACGCTGCCGCTCACCGCCAAGTCACCACCCTCCTGGCGCCATTCCTCGTCGCCACGCACCGCCAAGAGAATTTCTTTTTCGACGGCTCCAAAGCCGAGCTCTCGGCCCGCCTAGCCGTTCTCCGGCTACGATTCTCCGACAGGAGTCCTCTCTGCGCCGTGACGCTCAAGGCGCGGGCGGTGCTTGTCGATGGCATTAGCCGAGTGGAGGAGGACGAGGAGGAGCTTGATCACTCGATCGGGCGGGCCTGCGTCGCCGAGCCGGATAAGCTGATGGCCGCGGAGTCTAGGGTTTTGAGGAGGGTGAGGGAGGAATTtggggttttagggtttgtgggaTTGGGAGGATTTAGGAATGTGAGGGATGTGTATGATTGGAAGGGCTTGAAATTGGAGGTGGATGAGACTAAGTATGATTTTGGTACTTGTTACGAAATTGAGTGTGAGAGTGCTGACCCTGAAGGAGTGAAGGTGGTGCTTGAGGACTTTTTGAAGGAAAATGGGGTTCGGTATTCCTACTCCGAAGTGTCAAAGTTTGCGACTTTTCGAGCTGGGAAGCTGCCCGTTGCTGAGTGA
- the LOC103451923 gene encoding probable receptor-like protein kinase At2g23200: MVTQIELHSLNTCKIQQLHQIFMENLPIRKTPPPLFSVLVFLLHFSSLHFPSLAYDTPDKYFINCGSNANANFNNHVFTADRFFHSKATSSINGGNQSNLYLTARIFEQESYYKFDITENGTYYVRLHFLAFASSSSNLSAAIFDVSAFPNNSNSGFMLLKNFTAKNSSGNSTIHEFFLGIDPGSFRIYFTPRGLSFAFVNAIEVFLAPANFSPENYPSSSPLVLHTIYRVNVGGHELGPDEDKLWRNWEPDDHYLLNSNPVGEVGPSQKPRNAKHLVRAHFCDLVGQAADIVFNLYSNGNFIKNVNNSVFVNPIPYYYDFVVESKESELINISIGPNVEKTSTNNSFLNGLEMLEIMDELAQIPNMKEHKSINVPVVVGSVLGGLSLICILVVGFLFGLKYRKAKHVETSEWSPMPAFGGGSTHSRVTEGTITGSPMTYLNLGLKISFAQLQQATNNFDTKFLIGKGGFGNVYRGTLSDGRIVAVKRGKRHEHSSGQGLPEFETEIMVLSRIRHRHLVSLIGYCDEGSEMILVYEFMEKGTLREHLYESNLPRLPWKQRLEICIGAARGLHYLHKGAAGGIIHRDVKSTNILLDAKCVAKVADFGLSRSGPLDETHVSTNVKGTFGYLDPEYILTQQLTEKSDVYSFGVVLLEVLCARPALARNLPNEQINLAEWGMNCKKNGLLEQIVDSSLKGQIDPSSLRKFIETAEKCLQDDASDRPTMDDVLWDLDYALQLQQTAKHREPHEDSTINASSEFVLPNVQHFPSHSSTANPDDMTFSGVDESDTATNKVFSQLKIGDAR; the protein is encoded by the exons ATGGTCACTCAGATAGAACTCCATAGCCTAAACACTTGCAAAATTCAGCAACTCCATCAAATTTTCATGGAAAATCTTCCTATCCGTAAAACCCCTCCCCCTCTATTTTCCgtgcttgtttttctcctccaTTTCTCATCCCTTCACTTTCCCTCGTTGGCTTACGATACCCCTGATAAGTACTTCATCAACTGTGGGTCAAATGCTAATGCCAACTTCAATAACCATGTCTTCACTGCAGATCGTTTCTTCCACTCGAAGGCGACAAGCAGTATCAATGGCGGCAACCAGTCGAATCTTTACCTTACAGCAAGAATTTTCGAGCAAGAATCCTACTATAAGTTCGACATCACTGAAAACGGTACTTATTATGTACGTCTGCATTTCTTGGCTTTCGCCTCTTCCTCAAGTAATCTCTCCGCTGCTATTTTTGATGTTTCGGCTTTTCCTAATAATTCAAATTCTGGATTCATGCTGTTGAAGAATTTCACTGCTAAGAATAGTAGTGGCAATTCTACGATACATGAGTTCTTTCTTGGCATTGATCCTGGCTCATTTAGGATATACTTTACTCCTCGTGGATTGTCTTTTGCATTTGTAAATGCCATTGAAGTCTTCCTTGCCCCTGCAAATTTCAGCCCTGAGAATTACCCAAGTAGTTCCCCATTAGTTCTACATACAATTTACAGGGTGAATGTTGGAGGTCATGAACTCGGACCAGATGAGGACAAACTATGGCGAAACTGGGAACCTGACGATCATTATCTGTTGAATTCAAACCCTGTAGGGGAAGTTGGACCCTCACAGAAGCCTAG GAATGCTAAACATCTTGTCCGAGCACACTTTTGTGACCTTGTTGGCCAAGCTGCCGACATTGTTTTTAACTTGTATTCAAATGGAAACTTCATTAAGAATGTCAATAATTCTGTGTTTGTCAACCCGATACCTTACTACTATGATTTTGTGGTGGAGTCTAAGGAGTCTGAACTCATTAACATCAGCATAGGTCCTAATGTAGAAAAAACTTCCACTAACAATTCCTTTCTAAATGGACTGGAAATGTTGGAAATAATGGATGAATTGGCACAAATTCCAAATATGAAAGAGCACAAGAGCATAAATGTCCCTGTTGTGGTTGGTTCAGTTCTTGGAGGTCTGTCTCTTATCTGCATTTTGGTTGTCGGGTTCTTGTTCGGTTTGAAATACAGAAAGGCAAAGCATGTTGAAACTTCGGAATGGTCACCAATGCCTGCATTTGGGGGAGGGAGTACCCACAGTAGGGTCACTGAGGGAACGATTACTGGCTCCCCTATGACTTATCTAAATCTTGGGTTGAAGATATCTTTTGCTCAACTTCAGCAAGCAACGAACAACTTTGACACAAAATTTCTGATAGGCAAGGGTGGCTTTGGGAACGTCTATAGGGGAACTCTATCAGATGGGAGAATTGTAGCTGTCAAGCGAGGTAAGCGACATGAACATAGTTCAGGTCAAGGGCTTCCAGAGTTTGAAACAGAGATAATGGTTTTGTCCAGGATTCGTCATCGCCATCTTGTCTCCTTAATTGGGTACTGTGATGAAGGGTCTGAGATGATATTGGTCTACGAGTTCATGGAAAAGGGGACCTTGAGAGAACAtttatatgaatcaaatttgcCTCGCTTGCCATGGAAGCAAAGACTTGAAATCTGCATTGGTGCAGCAAGGGGTCTTCATTACCTCCACAAGGGTGCAGCCGGAGGCATCATTCACCGCGATGTTAAGTCCACCAACATCTTGTTGGATGCAAAATGTGTTGCCAAAGTTGCTGATTTTGGCCTTTCAAGATCTGGTCCACTTGATGAAACCCATGTCAGCACAAATGTCAAAGGCACTTTTGGTTACCTAGATCCTGAGTACATACTGACTCAACAGTTGACAGAAAAATCAGATGTTTACTCATTCGGCGTTGTTCTCCTTGAGGTCTTATGTGCAAGACCTGCTCTGGCTAGGAATCTACCAAATGAGCAAATAAATTTAGCGGAATGGGGAATGAATTGCAAGAAGAACGGATTGCTTGAACAGATTGTTGATTCTTCACTCAAGGGTCAGATTGATCCTAGCTCGCTAAGAAAATTCATCGAGACAGCAGAGAAATGCTTGCAAGATGATGCTAGTGATAGGCCTACAATGGATGATGTACTGTGGGACTTGGACTATGCGTTACAGCTCCAGCAAACCGCAAAGCATAGAGAGCCCCACGAGGACAGCACAATCAATGCTTCATCAGAATTCGTATTGCCAAATGTTCAGCATTTTCCTTCCCATAGCTCTACAGCTAACCCAGATGATATGACCTTTTCCGGGGTGGATGAATCGGACACGGCAACAAACAAAGTATTCTCACAACTGAAGATTGGTGATGCCAGATAA